The nucleotide window CCAGCTGCAACTGTTTTAAAACCGGTTAGAAGAGTAAGTGTGTATTTAGCATTTGTGATATTTTGATGTGATATGGAGGGATTTATGTTTCTTGAACCGTAACGCAAGAGAATCGATTCACATTTAGATGGAGTATTTGTCTGTTTTGGCTTCAAGCCAATTATCCCTTTAAACAGAACATGTAAGGTCCTTAGACTAAGGAATAACTTTAGGCTCATTTAGTCCAATATTGGGCTAAtaagcagttgaaacaataaggGAGTTTGATTTAGATCCCTGGGCTATGGCCTGTGACGTGAATGGGACAAAAAAAGTGAGAGGGGTGCCCTTCTCAAATCAAACAGTAATCTGCTGCGCTCAGTCATGTTGTCATCAAGGAAAACATCACTTTTCCATAAAATAGTTTGTATCTATTTCAACTAAATTTCAAACTAGTAttcattgggaaggcagataaaGCCTTATCAAAATCAATGACTTTAGCATGTGAAACaacagaatcctactcattacgCCACATGTTTAACCTACGACACGTTTGCTTTGAGATGACTTCGCCGTCAGGCAAAGCGGGGCACCTGGCTCACACATGGGAGGCAGCCCGGTCCCAAAACCAATGCAATCAACGCTAACCTGGTTCACCCGGGACATTAATCAAATCCACTCAACAACAAAGCGTAATCCTGGCGcgtttcagtaaaaagctgaaTGGATGAGGCtgtagaaatgtaaccactcaaatttaCAAATTTATAAATGCAAGGCTTGACAATCCAATGATATAAAAATTATAGTTCTAcccatgttgaggctatatattgtttacaaacattggagtaaaacaaacttatattttgggttctgatggggtatgacagttaaCTAAACTcacgaggcatttataagttacatTTGGGAATGGCACGTAAAATGTTGCTAAGGACAAAAAAGGAGCCTGGTTGGCTGACTGTCCTTTGTTGTTCAAAGTAAAGATCTACGAGCGATTCCAAAATGGCTGCTGTGGCTTCTGCTGCCTAGCATGAGGACAAAAAGGCTGTTTAAAAACTAGCAATACTTCAAATCTTCTCTATTTGTCAGTAGGGATAATTAGGAGTACAGCGACATCTTCCATCCCTAAATTGAGGTTTATTTTCAAGCCATATCCCGCGGGGTGGGTATGATTTGTGGAATGTTCCAAAGggaatctgttccaaaaactTTGTAAAGTACAAGGTTGCCAACAAATGCATAAAAAGTAGCATGATCAATTCACCTAGCTAATTAGCTGCCGAATAAGCATCTACTCACCACATAGCTTATTCTTAATGCTTGTCCATAGGCTACCAGTGTGAGGGCAGGCGTTTGTTCCAAAAAATATGGTGAGTGAAACAAATAGCCCACAACCTACCCAGTATCTTATTCTGCCGCTATACAACTTTGTATGTGTCATTTGTTGGCAACCTTGTTATTTACAagtttttggaacagattcctgttggaacgttccaAAAATTATACCTACCCTATCCCACGCAGGCAGCCAAGCATTCTGACCTATAGGGAGATATACTGACGGTTACCTACTGGTCAGAACTATTCTAGCTAGGTTTGACAATCTGTCGCAGAGACACCCTGTAAAAACAGGCAGGGgtggactgggaccagaaatcagCCCTCGCATTCCTTCGAGACCTCACACTGGACTATTTTTCCCCCCCTTGAGGCCCCCATTATTAGCCAGATAATTATATTTTTGCCCAAAAAAATCAACTCAGATAGACCCACTGGGCTGAAAATGGACCAGTCCACCCCTAAAAAAAAACAAGTCAAGCAGACCTCTTTGTAGAGAGCATACCCTTACTGTGATGCTATATGCACATTTACTCACCTTCAGCCACAGAAAAGCCTCTAGTCATCGTTCTTGAATTTGCCGCTGACGTACGGTACATAATCCAAGATCAAGCGCCAGTCAGTGAAGTGTACCAATGCCACCCCTCCAACTGAACCCCACACCGCCAACGTTGGAACCCTGCGTTGGGAGTAAAATTGAATAGGTAATTTACAATCGAGCTAGGGGATACCTAGTAAGTTGCACAACTCCATGCATTTAACACAACCCCTGTGAATCAAATAGGTGCGTAGGATATCTTAATTGACGTCATCGTCGCCGGGGAAACAGTACTTGCCTTGGGCAGAACGTCGGATTGCGGTTACTGTCCCGACGCGCATACTGacgtctacctgccgccccctagCGCTAGTTTCAGAATTAGGTAACGTTACTTAGCTAACTAGTTCTCCAATTGATCAAAGTCAGGTCAGCGTTTCTGGTTCACGGCATTGGCAACCTTCTACGGGTCAATGCTGCCGTTATTAACTAGCTTTGCTACCAAGCAAGGCACGCAGTAGCCagtatgctagctagctaacgtttccGGACATGACCTCAGCTAGCTAAGGGTAAAACAGACAAGGGCAAGTCAGAATAAGACATTGCATTGGAAATGTATTTGATCAAATATCAATAGCAAGATGTCAGTAAACATACGACATTATCTTACCATGTTCTCGCGATGGAAAAGTATTTCTGACCGATCAATTTACCAAGCATGTTGGAGCTGGATGTTGTTGCTAACCACCAAGGGGGAAAAACCTGGGAAAACTCTGAGCGCATGCCCATTCGGAAAAGGATCCTACGCCACTTCCGTTTATTCCGGCGTTATGATACTGATGTTTTAAGatggttaaatgctctactaacaaaaaagctgttagaattgtaagtatatgcatgtcccttatggtccttgtgtaattgtaatgtgatattgtatcccctattgtttgtaatctatgtatgcttgtgttccctcatgtgctttatgtattgatttgttattaataaaatgtttataaaaataaaaaagatacTGATGTTTGGCCGTCACACTGTTTAGATTCTATATCACTGATAGAGTGAACATTATTAATTGAGTTGAACAAAAATATACGTGGATTCCTGACAGTACGTAGAGCTATACAATTTTCTGTTAACAGTATTTAGCGATTAATTGttggtcatctgtaataacaccatcaatGTTTTACTTATGGACAGTGTTATTTTTAGAGTGAAATTTCTCAAGTCTAAAGAAATAGGATGAATTATGTTCTCCCTCCTCAATCCATTTTTTCCCGAGATCTAATAAAGGCTCCTTCTGcttttagtatatatatatatatatatatatatatatatatatatatatccagtttattttgtaactcaattagttccatcttctcctcccccgaGAGGCCggctggggacctctgagaaagggaacttatcttaatgatcaccttttcctcctcagctcttctggTCTTAGCAAGATTACTACCATATTTTCTAAGGTATTTGGACACCTCAAATTTAAAGAGCTCCCAGTTCTTGCAATGAGATATTTCttcacaagccctttcccaaaagtGTGAGAGCAGATCTCTAACCTCAAATTGAACTATATCATTATTTAATAATGAGCTATTTAGCTTCCAGTagcatgctctaccaaggttagtatcaggggtaaatattttgatatcaatgtaaatggccctatggtctgtgaggggagtagtacaaatatggatataatttggataTAAGCCAAAAATCTATTCTGGATTGTCTGGAACCTGTTTTGTCACTCCAAGTGAATGACCTGTCAGTAAGATCAAACTTTTCCATAAAAAGTATTAAACccaaattctgattggttggcctACCTTGGGGCCATCTATCAGTTTAATTATCTATAGTAATGTTAAAGTCCCCTCCTATCAATAATAACGAATTGGAAAAATTAGATAACCAATGAAGTATATGTTTCTCTATAGATTCAAGCAACTCATCATTCTCATGTTTGTACCCGTAGAagtttacagtagtgagtgtaaTGCATTGTAACTGATCATTTTcatgtggcggcagggtagcctagaggttagagtgttggactagtaaccggaaggttccaagttcaaacccccgagctgacaaagtacaaatctgtcgttctgcccctgaacatgcagttaacccactgttcctaggccgtcattgaaaataagaatttgttcttcactgacttgcctggtaaaataaaaaataaataaaaatgtttggtGTTGTACCTGTAAAAGTTTACAGTAATGATCGTAATGTCATTGTAACGGATCACAAGACAAATAAAGGGGTCACATTCtgagtgtagaatattaccaccaaaggTATTTTTCACAAGCAGAGCGTTCAGATCCATGGGAGAGCCAAATATCGTTGCCCCACTGTGACCTCCAGAAGTTGGCATCAGCCAAAATTGAGTGAGACTCTTGAAAAAGCAAGAAATTGTTTAGCAAATAAGGCCTTGTGCTTCACATTGTTTTGTAACTCCCTAGCATTAAGAGAAAATATAGACAAAAGACAAAGATTATATAAAAGTATaaactgtagtaggatgagtcaaAGACGTAGGAGCAGTGAACGTAAACGATAAGGAACCGAGATCTGCAGCATTTAAGTCAATTTAAAGTGAAAATAGCTTATTCCATAAACTTTGAGCTAGACATTATCCGGCTTTGAAATTCAACTCAACTGAAAATTATGTTCAAGACCAAACCAAGAGTTCTTGTAGTAAGAGAGACGAAAAACCCTATTTAGTGTAATCAGGAACTATTCTGagcaataaaatacaaaataataatttaaataaaagGGTACCTACTATTTTATGTACATACGAAAACTGATCATAAAAAAATAgaataaaaaatgtttgacatataaggggacggtttaaagttatactgttacattggtgccgtgacccggatcactggttgctgcggaataggaggaggtcaaaaggggtgtgtgtgtaacggatgtgaaacggctagctagttagcggtggtgcgcgctaaatagcgtttcaattggtgacgtcacttgctctgagaccttgaagtagtggttcccctcgctctgcaagggctgcggcttttgtggggCGATGagaacgatgcttcgtgggtgactgttgatgtgtgcagagggtccctgattcaaccccgggtatgggcgaggggacggtttaaagttatactgttacaccttaTTGGAATGGACTTAAtgatatctgttggaaaaaagtttggatgttgccatacacatacctacttgttaacaaaatgaaGGAAGTTTCCTTTCAAATTATTAATAATTATTATCccgccaaccactatatgaagaagtttaaggaaacaactcaaattgctccttttgtaatgaccacccagaaacagtgttgcatctttttttGCATTGTATTcataagaaaactgtggcaagacattaGTAGACTTAtgattgaacacatttatgaagatttgaCACTATTTCggagagatgtactgcttggattctttacatacgatagaaataagctgaaacatcatgtaattaatttcattattcctttggccaaatttcatatacacaaatgtacatttacaaacTAAAAACACATTCTTACCCTAAAAATGAAAGTGAACTGTATATTAAGACAATTAAATACTCTTAACAAAAAAAGCTGTTATAATTAAGTGTATTTATGACCCTTAAGGCCCTTGtataattgtaatgtgatattgtaccccctagctcgattgtccattgtatataatctatatatacttgtgttccctcatgtactttctttattgatttgttgttaataatacaaaataaataaataaaaaagatacTGATGTTAGTCGAGACTGATGATTTTTACCATTGTTGCTACTACAGCGCCATCTAGCAGTTGCGTCGGGGATAAATTTACAGTTGAAGAAATTTAGCAAAATAAACTAAGTTAGTTAACCTGTCTCCTAACCTGCAAAATCAGTTCCCCTAACCTGCCACGATAATTCTCACTACCTGCTACTTAAACTAAACCCCAGTGCTGACAAACCATCAGTATCACCACACCGAAATCTGTGGACTGGAAATAAATT belongs to Oncorhynchus gorbuscha isolate QuinsamMale2020 ecotype Even-year linkage group LG22, OgorEven_v1.0, whole genome shotgun sequence and includes:
- the LOC124010109 gene encoding cytochrome b-c1 complex subunit 10 — translated: MGMRSEFSQVFPPWWLATTSSSNMLGKLIGQKYFSIARTWVPTLAVWGSVGGVALVHFTDWRLILDYVPYVSGKFKNDD